A stretch of Cupriavidus necator DNA encodes these proteins:
- a CDS encoding cupin domain-containing protein, which yields MKTTRFMATALLVVGSSIAMQAAQAQAVGIHRTDLLKQDISVPGREAVQVRVDFDSGAFAPKHSHPGEEVAFVLEGTLEYQLGDQPPVTLKAGDSLFIPSGTAHSARNVGTGKAAELATYIVKKGAPLAVPSK from the coding sequence ATGAAAACGACTCGATTCATGGCGACGGCGTTGCTGGTCGTCGGTAGCAGCATCGCGATGCAAGCGGCCCAGGCGCAGGCCGTGGGTATCCATCGCACGGACCTGCTGAAGCAGGACATCAGCGTGCCCGGACGCGAGGCCGTCCAGGTGCGAGTCGACTTCGATTCGGGCGCGTTTGCCCCGAAGCACTCTCATCCGGGCGAAGAAGTCGCCTTTGTTCTCGAAGGCACGCTGGAGTACCAGCTCGGGGACCAGCCGCCGGTCACGCTCAAGGCCGGCGACAGCTTGTTCATCCCTTCGGGAACGGCTCACTCGGCAAGGAATGTCGGCACCGGCAAGGCGGCGGAACTCGCTACCTATATTGTCAAGAAAGGGGCTCCGCTGGCCGTACCGAGCAAGTGA
- a CDS encoding IS66 family transposase gives MIRIDAPWLAVEPIDMRAGSERLLARVVQVFGAAQAHRRRYDELLRNQRGSTVAPEALRRIAQIYRLERELASLSSEQRLVRRYSDAKPLWEELHAWLQLERSRVPDGGITAKALDYSLKNWAALTHHLLDGEVSVDNNSLEKKGSTRNSGERRLDL, from the coding sequence ATGATCCGCATTGACGCGCCATGGTTGGCGGTCGAGCCCATCGACATGCGTGCCGGAAGCGAGCGGTTGCTGGCCCGCGTGGTGCAGGTCTTCGGCGCAGCCCAGGCTCATAGGCGTCGGTACGACGAGCTGCTACGGAACCAGCGCGGCAGCACGGTCGCGCCAGAGGCGCTGCGTCGCATTGCGCAGATCTACCGCCTTGAGCGCGAGCTCGCCTCCCTCAGCAGCGAACAACGTCTGGTCAGAAGGTACAGCGACGCCAAGCCGTTGTGGGAGGAACTGCATGCCTGGCTGCAGCTGGAGCGGTCACGTGTACCCGATGGTGGCATCACGGCCAAGGCGCTCGACTACAGCCTCAAGAACTGGGCGGCGCTGACGCACCACCTCCTCGATGGGGAGGTCAGCGTGGACAACAACAGCCTGGAAAAAAAAGGTTCAACGAGGAATTCCGGGGAACGCCGCCTTGATCTTTAG
- the tnpA gene encoding IS66-like element accessory protein TnpA: MDQVSTVERPHRREYSAEFKAMVLEQVRQPGASMAGVALSHALNPNMVHRWMREDRQRQMLTALSEGHAFVPLQMNALSPVTGEVLPCKTPAAATPETIRMEIQHAGGTLVVHWPLSAAQQFAQLLRDWLR; the protein is encoded by the coding sequence ATGGATCAAGTGTCGACAGTTGAGCGGCCGCACCGGCGGGAGTACAGCGCCGAATTCAAGGCCATGGTTCTGGAGCAGGTTCGCCAGCCAGGTGCTTCGATGGCGGGGGTCGCGCTCAGCCACGCGCTGAACCCGAACATGGTGCACCGATGGATGCGCGAGGACCGTCAGCGGCAGATGCTGACGGCGCTGAGCGAGGGCCACGCGTTTGTTCCGCTACAGATGAACGCTCTGTCCCCTGTCACGGGGGAGGTGCTACCGTGTAAGACGCCGGCGGCGGCAACGCCCGAGACCATCCGCATGGAGATACAGCACGCAGGCGGCACGCTGGTTGTGCACTGGCCTCTGTCAGCGGCCCAGCAGTTTGCCCAACTGCTTCGGGACTGGTTGCGATGA
- a CDS encoding Rid family hydrolase: MTNTTALNGKEAAYHGVPAEDDYGYAQAIKIGNMIYVSGQLSHDDKGVMIAPAALDGTGKPADFSMMAEQMRVTYANAATILAQFGATLDHVVEETLYVLDVDEAFAVAGKVRKEAYAMARPQCASNLIGVSRLAFPEQLIEIVFKAVLADVHERHPVEPA; the protein is encoded by the coding sequence ATGACCAACACGACGGCGTTGAATGGCAAAGAGGCTGCCTATCACGGTGTGCCGGCGGAAGACGACTACGGCTATGCACAGGCAATCAAGATCGGAAACATGATCTATGTGTCCGGCCAGCTCAGCCACGACGACAAGGGCGTCATGATCGCGCCTGCTGCGCTCGATGGAACCGGCAAGCCAGCCGACTTCTCGATGATGGCGGAGCAGATGCGGGTGACCTATGCAAACGCTGCAACGATCCTCGCACAGTTCGGAGCCACGCTCGACCACGTGGTGGAAGAGACGCTCTATGTCCTCGATGTCGATGAGGCGTTTGCAGTAGCGGGCAAGGTGCGCAAAGAAGCCTACGCCATGGCGCGGCCTCAGTGCGCCAGCAATCTGATCGGCGTATCGAGGCTGGCCTTTCCGGAGCAGCTTATTGAGATCGTCTTCAAGGCGGTGCTTGCCGACGTGCACGAGCGGCACCCCGTCGAACCAGCTTGA
- a CDS encoding carboxymuconolactone decarboxylase family protein, producing MARTVALKPEQVPADSKPTLDAFTKNIGFTPNMMASFAQSPIAFNAWATLLGSLSKALDVKTRDGIGLAVSEVNGCNYCLTVHSFTAEHMAKLSAEEIILARKGHASDPKRDAALQFARKVIEARGNVSDADLKAVRDAGYTDANVMEIVALVAMYSLTNFFNNVFDPEKDFPAVTPAGSI from the coding sequence ATGGCAAGAACTGTAGCTCTAAAGCCGGAGCAGGTACCGGCCGATTCGAAACCGACTCTCGATGCGTTCACCAAGAACATTGGGTTCACCCCAAACATGATGGCGAGCTTCGCGCAGAGCCCGATTGCGTTCAACGCATGGGCCACTCTGCTCGGCTCCTTGAGCAAGGCGCTCGACGTGAAGACGCGTGACGGCATCGGCCTCGCTGTCTCCGAAGTGAATGGCTGCAACTACTGCCTGACAGTTCACAGCTTTACGGCCGAGCATATGGCCAAGCTGTCGGCCGAGGAAATCATTCTCGCTCGGAAGGGTCACGCCAGCGACCCGAAGCGCGACGCCGCCCTCCAGTTTGCGCGCAAAGTCATCGAGGCCCGGGGCAACGTCAGCGATGCCGATCTGAAAGCCGTCCGCGATGCCGGCTACACGGATGCGAACGTCATGGAGATCGTCGCGCTGGTGGCCATGTACTCCCTGACGAATTTTTTCAACAACGTGTTCGACCCCGAGAAGGACTTTCCTGCCGTCACGCCGGCTGGCTCGATCTGA
- a CDS encoding alkene reductase — MTSHLFAPITIGALQLNHRVAMAPLTRSRAGQPGNVPSAMNVEYYRQRASAALIITEASQVSQQGQGYAWTPGIHSAEQIEGWRAVAEAVHAEGGRIFLQLWHVGRVSHPSFQPGGALPVAPSALPVPGKTFIVDADGNGVWSEIPTPQALSAAAIAAIVQDYRRAARNAIDAGVDGVEIHAGNGYLLDQFINSESNHRTDAYGGSIENRARFLLVVVDAAAEEIGAERVGVRLTPMGRFMGMGDDTPEATFGYIAQRLNDWPLAYLHLVEPAMVGTVKDEAADPRWDGMILAMRAAYRGVLMLAGGYDGKSAEQAIADGRADIIAFGRPFIANPDLPRRLRVQASLNAPDAATFFGGTAVGYTDYPALA, encoded by the coding sequence ATGACATCCCATCTGTTCGCTCCCATCACCATCGGGGCCCTGCAACTGAACCACCGCGTGGCCATGGCGCCCCTGACGCGCTCGCGCGCCGGCCAGCCGGGCAACGTGCCCAGCGCCATGAATGTGGAGTACTACCGGCAACGTGCGTCGGCAGCGCTGATCATTACCGAGGCCTCGCAGGTTTCCCAACAGGGGCAAGGCTATGCCTGGACGCCCGGCATCCATAGCGCCGAGCAGATCGAGGGCTGGCGCGCAGTGGCGGAGGCCGTGCATGCCGAAGGCGGCCGGATCTTCCTGCAGCTCTGGCATGTCGGCCGCGTTTCGCACCCGTCGTTCCAGCCCGGCGGCGCCCTGCCCGTGGCGCCGAGCGCGCTGCCCGTGCCGGGCAAGACCTTCATCGTCGACGCGGACGGCAACGGCGTGTGGAGCGAGATCCCGACACCGCAGGCATTGAGTGCGGCAGCGATTGCGGCCATCGTGCAGGACTACCGGCGGGCCGCGCGCAATGCGATCGACGCGGGCGTGGATGGCGTCGAGATCCATGCGGGCAACGGCTACCTGCTGGACCAGTTCATCAATTCGGAAAGCAACCACCGCACCGACGCCTATGGCGGCAGCATCGAGAACCGCGCCCGCTTCCTGCTGGTGGTGGTGGACGCCGCGGCCGAGGAAATCGGGGCGGAGCGCGTGGGCGTACGCCTCACACCGATGGGACGCTTCATGGGCATGGGCGATGACACGCCGGAGGCCACCTTTGGCTACATCGCGCAACGCCTCAATGACTGGCCGCTGGCGTACTTGCACCTGGTCGAGCCGGCCATGGTCGGGACCGTCAAGGACGAGGCCGCTGATCCGCGCTGGGACGGCATGATTCTCGCGATGCGGGCGGCATACCGCGGCGTCCTGATGCTGGCAGGCGGGTACGATGGCAAGTCCGCGGAGCAGGCGATCGCCGACGGCCGCGCCGACATCATCGCGTTCGGCCGACCGTTCATCGCCAATCCTGACCTGCCCCGTCGCCTCAGGGTCCAGGCATCGCTGAACGCGCCGGATGCCGCCACGTTCTTCGGTGGCACGGCTGTCGGCTACACCGACTATCCGGCGCTGGCCTGA
- a CDS encoding epoxide hydrolase family protein: protein MSASESPNATVLSRRALLLSGVAAAALAAFRPVTAATRSDAAQAAGAQAAAADAIRPFRVNVPQAALTDLRRRLAATRWPDAETVSDRSHGVQLTKLQPLVRYWQTGYDWRKAEAKLNALPQFLTNIDGLDIHFIHVRSRHPNALPLIMTHGWPGSVFELLKVIGPLTDPTAHGGTADDAFHLVLPSLPGFGFSEKPKGTGWNPDRIGRAWGVLMKRLGYSRYVSQGGDWGAIISDAMGRQAPAGLLGIHVNRIERATTLPPEIARALKSGDPAPEGLTAEDQAVFDQAREFLNKGFGYAAIMGTRPQTLGYSLSDSPVGLAAWIYDKIADWVYTRGDPERALTRDELLDNITLYWLTNTGPSSGRIYAESNPGAASGTGISIPAAVTIFPGEVYRPPKHWAARTYRNLVYYNRVDKGGHFAAWEEPGLFSAEVRAAFRSLR, encoded by the coding sequence ATGAGTGCATCGGAATCTCCCAACGCTACCGTCCTGTCCCGCCGGGCCTTGTTGCTGAGCGGCGTGGCGGCGGCCGCCCTTGCGGCATTTCGTCCGGTAACGGCTGCTACCCGGTCCGATGCGGCGCAGGCCGCCGGGGCACAGGCCGCTGCCGCAGATGCCATCCGCCCGTTCCGCGTCAATGTTCCGCAAGCCGCGCTTACCGACCTGCGCCGCCGCCTGGCCGCGACGCGGTGGCCCGACGCCGAGACGGTCAGTGATCGCTCCCATGGCGTGCAGCTCACGAAGCTCCAGCCGCTTGTGCGCTACTGGCAGACGGGCTACGACTGGCGCAAGGCCGAGGCGAAGCTAAATGCCTTGCCGCAGTTCCTGACCAATATCGACGGCTTGGATATTCATTTCATCCACGTGCGCTCCCGTCATCCCAACGCATTGCCGCTGATCATGACCCACGGCTGGCCGGGTTCGGTGTTCGAGTTGCTGAAGGTGATCGGTCCGCTGACCGATCCGACGGCGCACGGCGGCACTGCCGACGATGCCTTCCACCTGGTGCTGCCTTCCCTGCCTGGCTTCGGCTTTTCGGAGAAGCCCAAGGGCACCGGCTGGAATCCGGACCGGATCGGCCGCGCCTGGGGCGTCCTGATGAAGCGCCTGGGATATTCGCGCTACGTCTCGCAAGGCGGCGACTGGGGCGCCATCATTTCCGATGCCATGGGCCGCCAGGCGCCTGCGGGCCTGCTCGGTATCCACGTCAACCGGATCGAGCGCGCGACCACGCTCCCGCCGGAAATTGCCAGGGCGCTCAAGAGCGGCGATCCTGCCCCGGAGGGCCTGACTGCCGAAGATCAGGCGGTATTCGACCAAGCGCGGGAGTTCCTCAACAAAGGCTTCGGCTACGCCGCCATCATGGGGACGCGCCCGCAAACACTGGGCTACAGCCTCTCTGACTCGCCCGTGGGACTGGCGGCGTGGATCTATGACAAGATCGCCGACTGGGTCTACACCCGAGGCGACCCGGAGCGCGCGCTGACCCGCGACGAACTGCTCGACAACATCACGCTCTACTGGCTGACCAACACCGGGCCGTCGAGCGGGCGCATCTACGCGGAGAGTAATCCTGGCGCGGCCAGCGGGACCGGCATCTCGATCCCCGCTGCCGTAACAATCTTCCCCGGCGAGGTCTACAGGCCGCCGAAGCACTGGGCAGCACGGACCTATCGCAACCTGGTCTACTACAACCGCGTAGACAAGGGCGGCCACTTCGCGGCCTGGGAAGAGCCGGGGCTGTTCAGCGCCGAGGTGCGCGCCGCGTTCCGGTCCCTGCGCTGA
- a CDS encoding organic hydroperoxide resistance protein, with translation MTQSGQTLYTGKTHTTGGRDGAARSDDGRLDVRLSSPGSSGSGTNPEQLFAAGWSACFISAIGFAARASKIALPPDLAVDAEVDLANSEGAYFLRARLNVSLPGVDTETARALVDTAHLNCPYSKVTRGNLDVEINLV, from the coding sequence ATGACCCAATCCGGACAAACCCTCTATACCGGCAAGACGCACACCACCGGCGGACGCGACGGCGCCGCCCGCAGCGATGACGGCCGACTGGACGTAAGACTGTCGTCACCTGGCAGCAGCGGCAGCGGCACCAACCCCGAGCAGCTGTTCGCCGCAGGTTGGTCCGCCTGCTTCATCAGTGCGATCGGCTTCGCGGCCCGCGCCAGCAAGATCGCACTGCCGCCGGATCTGGCGGTCGACGCCGAAGTCGACCTGGCCAACAGTGAGGGCGCCTACTTCCTGCGCGCCCGGCTCAACGTGAGCCTGCCGGGCGTGGACACGGAGACCGCCCGGGCGCTGGTGGACACCGCGCATCTGAACTGCCCTTACTCCAAGGTCACGCGCGGCAACCTCGACGTCGAGATCAACCTGGTCTGA
- a CDS encoding nitroreductase family protein: MPNETTKTNAVIECILSRSAAKYYDPAAILNDDQIRELVRIGTAAPTSFHLQNWRFIAVRTREAKARLSPIAWNQPAITDAAVTFIVCGQLADSSVIPERLAPLVEAGVMPETMVAEWEIPARDLYMHYPQRQRDEAVRTGTFGAAAMIYAARSLGLGSTPMIGFDAEAVHREFGLAANEVPVMLLSIGAERPGNWAQKPRRPVDDVLDLV; encoded by the coding sequence ATGCCCAACGAAACTACCAAAACCAATGCTGTCATCGAATGTATCTTGAGCCGCAGCGCCGCCAAGTATTACGACCCTGCCGCCATCTTGAATGACGACCAAATCCGCGAGCTGGTGCGAATCGGCACCGCCGCGCCGACATCCTTCCACTTGCAGAACTGGCGCTTCATCGCCGTGCGCACACGTGAAGCCAAGGCTCGGCTGAGTCCGATCGCCTGGAATCAACCTGCGATCACCGATGCCGCCGTTACCTTCATCGTCTGCGGCCAATTGGCCGATTCCAGCGTAATACCGGAGCGCCTGGCTCCGTTGGTTGAAGCAGGCGTTATGCCGGAAACGATGGTGGCTGAATGGGAAATCCCCGCACGCGATCTGTACATGCACTACCCGCAGCGCCAGCGCGACGAGGCCGTACGCACTGGCACCTTCGGCGCGGCGGCGATGATCTATGCGGCCCGCTCGCTGGGCCTGGGTTCGACGCCGATGATCGGTTTCGATGCCGAAGCGGTGCACCGCGAGTTCGGACTGGCTGCAAACGAAGTGCCAGTCATGCTGTTGTCCATCGGGGCAGAGCGCCCGGGAAACTGGGCGCAGAAGCCGCGCCGTCCGGTGGACGATGTGTTGGATTTGGTATAG
- a CDS encoding glutathione S-transferase N-terminal domain-containing protein, with product MTLNHPIFTRWPVQYPDRLQLFSLPTPNGVKVGIMLEETGLAYEAHRIDIMANENHDSAFLALNPNGKIPAIYDPHGPSGRPLALFESGAILIYLADKTGQFLSTDPRTRYETIQWLMWQMGGVGPMFGQVGFFNKFAGKAYEDKRPRDRYANESARLLGVLDERLAGRDWVMGADYSIADISLLGWVRNLIGFYEAREIVGFDRFLHVQMWLDRGLARPAVQRGLEVTAA from the coding sequence GTGACACTCAATCATCCAATTTTCACGCGCTGGCCGGTGCAGTACCCCGATCGGCTCCAGCTCTTTTCCTTACCGACGCCCAACGGAGTGAAGGTCGGCATCATGCTGGAGGAGACAGGCCTCGCCTATGAGGCGCACCGCATCGACATCATGGCGAATGAGAACCACGATTCGGCCTTCCTCGCGCTCAACCCCAATGGCAAGATTCCTGCGATCTACGATCCTCACGGTCCGAGCGGACGGCCGCTGGCCTTGTTCGAATCGGGAGCGATCCTGATCTATCTCGCCGACAAGACGGGGCAGTTCCTCTCCACCGATCCCCGCACGCGCTACGAAACGATCCAGTGGCTGATGTGGCAGATGGGCGGTGTCGGACCGATGTTCGGCCAGGTTGGCTTCTTCAACAAATTCGCCGGCAAAGCCTATGAGGACAAGCGCCCGCGCGACCGCTACGCAAACGAATCCGCGCGGCTGCTCGGTGTCCTCGACGAACGGCTCGCGGGCCGCGACTGGGTGATGGGCGCTGACTATAGCATCGCCGACATTTCGCTGCTTGGTTGGGTGCGTAACCTGATCGGCTTTTACGAAGCGCGCGAGATTGTTGGCTTCGACCGCTTTCTTCATGTGCAGATGTGGCTCGATCGCGGCCTCGCGCGTCCGGCGGTGCAGCGCGGGCTGGAAGTGACGGCGGCCTAG
- a CDS encoding YkgB family protein has translation MTTRANQFRLQIAEKSVGSLSLQALLRWALVVIFLWFGGMKFTAYEANGIAPFIANSPIMSWLHALFGVQGTSYVIGVLELSTAAALILGAFQPIFSALGAAMSAATYLITLTFFLTTPGVAEATAGGFPAISAMPGQFLLKDLVLLAASLSLLLASVQGSWPNAQKS, from the coding sequence ATGACCACTCGTGCAAATCAGTTTCGTCTACAAATCGCTGAAAAGAGCGTTGGATCGCTCTCTCTTCAGGCCCTACTCAGATGGGCGCTGGTCGTCATCTTTCTTTGGTTCGGTGGAATGAAATTCACCGCTTACGAAGCCAACGGCATCGCTCCGTTCATCGCCAACAGCCCCATCATGAGCTGGTTGCACGCCCTATTCGGAGTTCAAGGGACAAGTTACGTTATAGGTGTACTTGAGCTGTCGACCGCAGCGGCTCTGATTCTCGGAGCCTTCCAGCCCATTTTCTCCGCATTGGGAGCGGCGATGTCGGCTGCGACCTATCTGATCACGCTCACGTTTTTCTTGACTACCCCCGGCGTAGCAGAAGCGACGGCGGGTGGATTTCCGGCCATTTCAGCTATGCCTGGCCAGTTCCTTCTTAAGGATCTCGTTCTGCTGGCTGCATCGCTTTCTCTCCTTCTGGCATCTGTCCAGGGCTCATGGCCCAACGCTCAGAAGTCATGA
- a CDS encoding AraC family transcriptional regulator — protein sequence MSQVDWLSHLLQMINITGRLEVRCVYGAPWRVAWDQSAAHEIPYHVVLKGRAIIEDPETGKVRELVGGDIVLLPHGSAHVLHDGSGHAPGLTYNRQGSAGWTLSENDGQGEHLDMLCGRFFIGPPHDRLIRDYLPTTLVVQAMDRRGEEGIVSASNHLASLVGLMRMESTGDKPGGYAMLNALSFALFTLVLRAASESEQAPAGLLALAGHPRLAPAISAMFADPARPWNLSDLADLCSMSRATFMRHFQANLGRSANELLTDIRMSLAANELKKPAMTTEAVADLVGYRSVSAFRRVFTDKMGMTPGQWRRLAREAE from the coding sequence ATGTCCCAAGTCGACTGGCTGAGCCATCTCCTGCAAATGATCAACATCACTGGCCGGCTGGAGGTCCGCTGCGTCTACGGTGCGCCATGGCGTGTGGCCTGGGATCAGTCCGCGGCGCACGAGATTCCCTACCACGTCGTGCTCAAGGGCCGGGCCATTATTGAGGATCCGGAGACGGGGAAGGTCAGGGAGCTAGTTGGTGGAGATATCGTGCTGTTGCCTCACGGGTCGGCGCACGTGCTGCACGATGGCAGCGGACATGCGCCGGGTCTTACCTACAATCGTCAAGGTTCTGCAGGATGGACGCTCAGCGAGAATGATGGCCAGGGCGAGCATCTGGACATGTTGTGCGGGCGATTTTTCATCGGGCCGCCCCATGATCGGCTGATTCGCGATTATCTACCCACGACTCTCGTGGTACAGGCCATGGACCGCCGTGGTGAAGAGGGCATCGTGTCCGCTTCGAACCACCTGGCCAGTCTCGTGGGTCTGATGCGCATGGAGTCCACCGGCGACAAACCGGGCGGATACGCCATGCTCAACGCGCTTAGCTTCGCGCTGTTCACACTGGTACTGCGCGCGGCGAGCGAATCCGAACAGGCCCCGGCAGGCTTGTTGGCGCTTGCCGGCCATCCACGACTGGCCCCGGCCATTTCAGCCATGTTCGCCGATCCGGCGCGACCCTGGAACCTGTCTGATCTGGCCGACTTGTGCAGCATGTCACGCGCCACCTTCATGCGGCACTTTCAGGCCAATCTGGGGCGCTCGGCCAACGAACTGCTGACCGATATCCGGATGAGCCTGGCCGCCAACGAGCTGAAGAAGCCGGCGATGACCACTGAGGCCGTGGCCGACTTAGTCGGGTATCGATCCGTATCGGCATTCCGGCGTGTGTTCACCGACAAGATGGGGATGACGCCGGGGCAATGGCGCCGCCTGGCGCGCGAAGCTGAGTAA
- a CDS encoding CoA transferase: MCRTESCHRNAIRAPLQGTAPPGLQAEVNGLLGAAGIPVAPIRNVKEALESEHAAHRGLLTEVREPDGGTVRLPSQPVKFSGYGANRVTPAPALRQHTEAILGELGIASAQAGQLWASGALGAAAMAAETLQTHIFNTEKQHA, from the coding sequence ATATGCCGCACAGAATCGTGTCACCGCAACGCAATCCGGGCGCCCCTGCAGGGTACGGCGCCGCCAGGCCTGCAGGCCGAGGTGAACGGGCTGCTGGGCGCGGCGGGCATTCCGGTTGCGCCCATCCGCAATGTGAAGGAGGCACTAGAAAGCGAGCATGCCGCCCATCGCGGCCTGCTGACCGAAGTGCGCGAGCCGGACGGTGGCACCGTGCGGCTGCCATCGCAGCCGGTGAAGTTCTCAGGCTATGGCGCCAACCGCGTGACGCCTGCGCCGGCGTTGAGGCAGCACACCGAGGCCATCCTGGGCGAACTGGGTATCGCCTCTGCGCAGGCCGGGCAATTGTGGGCCAGCGGCGCGCTGGGTGCCGCGGCGATGGCCGCCGAAACATTGCAAACGCATATTTTCAACACGGAGAAGCAACATGCATAG
- a CDS encoding LysR family transcriptional regulator, with protein sequence MEFVRFAENLATFVDVARAGSFSAVARRKGQVASSVARQIDALEREMGVALFTRSTRALVRTEAGDLLFERATRILQELNETRDAVTALEQGVSGRLRVACLPAFARRHVVPHLGSLYAQYPGLTVELELTDRVVDPVLERFDVVIRVGQQADSSLIARRIASQRYIVCATPAYLQAHGRPLHAEELAHHRLIDRAHSTSMRGWREVLRPAHAASAAFAMECDDCDARRLSVLQGLGIALMPDWSVGEDIGAGRLVELLLEGVLPQAQGGIHLVRAAPRPPAKLKAFSAHLLQSIGSPPRWQVAMTRAGGPAGRDAA encoded by the coding sequence ATGGAATTTGTCCGTTTTGCCGAGAACCTGGCCACCTTCGTCGACGTGGCGCGCGCCGGCAGCTTTTCGGCGGTCGCCAGGCGCAAGGGACAGGTGGCGTCGTCGGTAGCGCGCCAGATCGATGCCCTCGAGCGCGAAATGGGCGTTGCGCTGTTCACGCGCTCCACGCGCGCGCTGGTGCGCACCGAGGCCGGAGACCTGCTGTTCGAGCGCGCCACGCGCATCCTGCAGGAACTGAACGAAACGCGCGACGCCGTGACGGCGCTGGAACAGGGCGTCAGTGGCAGGCTGCGGGTTGCCTGCCTGCCGGCCTTCGCGCGACGCCATGTGGTGCCGCATCTTGGCAGCCTGTATGCGCAGTATCCGGGGCTGACCGTGGAGCTGGAGCTGACCGACCGCGTCGTGGATCCGGTGCTGGAGCGCTTCGACGTGGTCATCCGCGTCGGACAGCAGGCCGACAGCAGCCTGATTGCCCGGCGCATCGCCAGCCAGCGCTATATCGTCTGTGCAACGCCGGCCTATCTCCAGGCGCACGGCCGTCCCTTGCATGCCGAAGAGCTCGCCCATCACCGTCTGATCGACCGCGCCCACAGTACCAGCATGCGTGGGTGGCGAGAAGTACTCAGGCCGGCTCATGCCGCGAGTGCCGCGTTCGCCATGGAGTGTGATGATTGCGATGCGCGCCGGCTGTCGGTGTTGCAGGGGCTCGGGATTGCGCTGATGCCGGACTGGTCGGTCGGCGAGGATATCGGTGCGGGCCGCCTGGTGGAACTGCTGCTGGAGGGCGTGTTACCGCAGGCGCAAGGCGGCATCCATCTGGTGCGGGCCGCGCCGCGTCCGCCGGCCAAGCTCAAGGCATTTTCCGCGCACCTGCTCCAGAGCATCGGCTCCCCGCCCCGCTGGCAGGTGGCGATGACGCGCGCCGGTGGTCCTGCCGGGCGCGATGCCGCCTGA
- a CDS encoding GNAT family N-acetyltransferase, with amino-acid sequence MQSVEIKAVDNYDFDMWLPLWKGYQRFYEVDIPESVTLNTWRRFLDPGEPMHAALAMVGEQPLGLVHSIYHRSAWTTGDYCYLQDLFVADNARGGGIGRSLIEHVYAEAKRRGASRVHWLTHESNHNGMQLYDRIADRSGFIQYRKLLA; translated from the coding sequence ATGCAATCAGTCGAGATCAAAGCCGTTGATAACTACGATTTTGATATGTGGCTTCCGCTGTGGAAAGGCTATCAGCGATTTTACGAAGTGGATATCCCCGAGTCCGTGACGCTCAATACCTGGAGGCGCTTCTTGGACCCAGGCGAACCGATGCATGCAGCGCTTGCCATGGTGGGCGAACAACCATTGGGGCTGGTGCATTCAATCTACCATCGATCTGCCTGGACGACGGGCGACTACTGCTATCTTCAAGACCTGTTTGTTGCTGACAATGCGCGTGGCGGCGGCATCGGTCGCTCGCTGATCGAGCATGTCTATGCGGAAGCGAAACGTCGCGGGGCGTCCCGTGTGCACTGGCTGACACACGAATCCAACCATAACGGCATGCAGCTTTACGACCGCATCGCTGATCGCTCCGGTTTCATCCAGTACCGAAAGCTATTAGCCTAA